From a single Cupriavidus taiwanensis LMG 19424 genomic region:
- a CDS encoding Lrp/AsnC family transcriptional regulator: MAAHSVSLDAYDLALLSALQADGRATHQQLAERVHLSPSQVGRRLARLEADGVITGYRVSLSSQALGLGVVVFVSVKLAHHGDTIIERFREEILLLEEVQECYSVAGEADYLIRVVVPDLPTLAEFTMKRLMRVPGVESVRSNIVLTAIKCEGPLPLSHLR; this comes from the coding sequence ATGGCAGCCCATAGTGTTTCCCTCGATGCGTATGACCTCGCCCTGCTGAGCGCGCTGCAGGCCGACGGCCGCGCCACCCACCAGCAGCTGGCCGAACGCGTGCACCTGTCACCCAGCCAGGTCGGCCGCCGGCTGGCGCGGCTCGAGGCCGACGGGGTCATCACCGGGTACCGCGTCAGCCTGTCGTCACAGGCGCTGGGGCTGGGCGTGGTCGTCTTCGTCAGCGTCAAGCTGGCGCATCACGGCGATACCATCATCGAGCGCTTCCGCGAAGAGATCCTGCTGCTGGAAGAGGTGCAGGAGTGCTACTCCGTCGCCGGCGAGGCCGACTACCTGATCCGTGTGGTGGTGCCGGACCTGCCCACGCTGGCCGAATTCACCATGAAACGGCTGATGCGCGTGCCCGGCGTGGAAAGCGTGCGCTCGAACATCGTGCTGACGGCAATCAAGTGCGAGGGGCCGCTGCCGCTGTCGCACCTGCGCTGA
- the phhA gene encoding phenylalanine 4-monooxygenase: MSIAMATEAPGAFQGTLTDKLKEQFDAGLLSGQELRPDFTIAQPVHRYTSIDHAIWRKLYERQAEMLRGRVSDEFLQGLATLGMEKDRVPDFDQLNETLMRATGWQVVAVPGLVPDEVFFEHLANRRFPASWWMRKPEQLDYLQEPDCFHDVFGHVPLLINPVFADYMEAYGKGGLKAAGLGALDMLSRLYWYTVEFGLIRTEQGLRIYGAGIVSSQGESIYSLDSASPNRIGFDVRRIMRTRYRIDTFQKTYFVIDSFEQLFDATRPDFAPLYEELRAQPTLGAGDVAPGDQVLNVGTREGWADTEDI, from the coding sequence ATGTCCATCGCCATGGCCACCGAAGCCCCCGGCGCCTTCCAGGGCACCCTGACCGACAAACTCAAGGAACAGTTCGACGCCGGCCTGCTGTCCGGCCAGGAACTGCGCCCGGACTTCACCATCGCGCAGCCGGTGCACCGCTACACCAGCATCGACCACGCCATCTGGCGCAAGCTATACGAACGCCAGGCCGAGATGCTGCGCGGCCGCGTCAGCGACGAGTTCCTGCAGGGGCTGGCCACGCTGGGCATGGAAAAAGACCGCGTGCCGGACTTCGACCAGCTCAACGAGACCCTGATGCGAGCCACCGGGTGGCAGGTCGTGGCCGTGCCCGGGCTGGTGCCGGACGAGGTCTTCTTCGAGCACCTGGCCAACCGCCGCTTCCCGGCCAGCTGGTGGATGCGCAAGCCCGAGCAGCTCGACTACCTGCAGGAGCCCGACTGCTTCCACGACGTGTTCGGCCATGTGCCGCTGCTGATCAACCCGGTCTTTGCCGACTACATGGAGGCCTACGGCAAGGGCGGCCTGAAGGCGGCCGGCCTGGGCGCGCTCGACATGCTGTCGCGCCTGTACTGGTACACGGTCGAGTTTGGCCTGATCCGCACGGAGCAGGGACTGCGCATCTACGGCGCCGGCATCGTCTCGAGCCAGGGGGAATCGATCTACAGCCTGGACTCGGCCAGCCCCAACCGGATCGGCTTCGATGTGCGCCGCATCATGCGCACGCGCTACCGCATCGACACGTTCCAGAAGACCTACTTCGTGATCGACAGCTTCGAGCAGCTGTTCGACGCCACCCGCCCGGACTTTGCGCCGCTGTACGAAGAACTGCGCGCGCAGCCGACGCTGGGCGCCGGCGACGTGGCGCCCGGCGACCAGGTGCTCAATGTCGGCACCCGCGAAGGCTGGGCCGATACCGAAGACATCTGA
- a CDS encoding 4a-hydroxytetrahydrobiopterin dehydratase, with the protein MTPLSPQARATLLADLPGWTTVPDRDAIFKRFTFHDFNAAFGFMTRVAIQAEKADHHPEWFNVYNRVDITLSTHDANGLTQRDIDLAHFIERAADAVTN; encoded by the coding sequence ATGACCCCTCTTTCCCCGCAAGCCCGTGCCACGCTCCTCGCCGACCTGCCCGGCTGGACCACCGTCCCGGACCGCGATGCGATCTTCAAGCGCTTTACCTTCCATGATTTCAACGCCGCCTTCGGCTTCATGACGCGCGTGGCGATCCAGGCCGAGAAGGCCGACCACCACCCGGAATGGTTCAACGTCTACAACCGGGTCGACATCACGCTGTCCACGCACGATGCCAACGGCCTGACCCAGCGCGACATCGACCTGGCCCACTTCATCGAGCGCGCCGCCGACGCGGTGACGAACTGA
- a CDS encoding response regulator transcription factor, with protein MRILLIEDDRQIASGVEAGLSRAGHQVRVVHDGVYATEHLLREQHDLVILDLGLPGIDGMTLLARYRARNRTTPVIILTARDELEDKLSGLNAGADDYLIKPFALPELEARVRVLLRRSQHGEAAPERDVRLGRLRLSGNDRRMFIDARPLELSPREFAVLELLLQRQGRVVSKAQLQDHLATFAHPAGEGGDTVGDTAIEVYVHRVRKKLEDSDVEIVTVRGFGYLLQIRAGQ; from the coding sequence ATGCGTATCCTGCTGATCGAGGACGACCGCCAGATTGCCAGCGGCGTCGAAGCCGGCCTGTCCCGCGCCGGCCACCAGGTGCGCGTCGTCCACGACGGCGTCTATGCCACCGAACACCTGCTGCGCGAGCAGCACGACCTGGTCATCCTCGACCTGGGCCTGCCCGGCATCGACGGCATGACCCTGCTGGCACGCTACCGCGCCCGCAACCGCACCACCCCCGTCATCATCCTGACCGCGCGCGACGAGCTGGAAGACAAGCTCTCCGGCCTGAACGCCGGCGCCGACGACTACCTGATCAAACCCTTCGCGCTGCCCGAGCTGGAAGCCCGCGTGCGCGTGCTGCTGCGCCGCAGCCAGCATGGCGAGGCCGCACCCGAGCGCGATGTGCGCCTGGGCCGGCTGCGGCTGTCCGGCAACGACCGCCGCATGTTCATCGATGCCCGCCCGCTGGAGCTGTCGCCGCGCGAGTTCGCGGTGCTGGAGCTGCTGCTGCAGCGCCAGGGCCGCGTGGTCAGCAAGGCCCAGCTGCAGGACCACCTGGCCACCTTTGCCCACCCCGCCGGCGAGGGCGGCGATACCGTCGGCGACACCGCGATCGAGGTCTACGTGCACCGCGTGCGCAAGAAGCTCGAGGACAGCGACGTCGAGATCGTCACCGTGCGCGGCTTCGGCTACCTGCTGCAGATCCGCGCCGGCCAATGA
- a CDS encoding sensor histidine kinase N-terminal domain-containing protein, with protein MHPSSAAADADGASPAPAATRQASRPGSNISLRVHLLRALATPLFALVLTSGSLSYWLAAHYTTQVFDRALYGVANNIAQQIRIAGPRLEQDIPMIAQTLVEAEGTDRIYWRIHGPDGLIGGMDTWLGYGTGQTTLHDARLFYAWFSGRQVRAVRLPVMLPSAAVDELGTSEAGKAARGPIVVEVAELLDRRETAANEILLSVSVPLILLLLVGSLILSHVLKEELVPLQILADKLNRQTARSLAALDETQVPAEVAPLIRGLNALLARLRDALDAQRKFIADAAHQLRTPLTAVKLHADRAQSADSLEVARHALREVQTAADRAVRLSNQLLSLARAEPGLSLERLGPVEHFDLAELAFEIGAEWVPQALARRIDLGFEILPGPTFTGSAPAVVRGNRLLMREALSNLIDNAVKYVPSGGRITVRAGGEAIGHRGMAVVMVEDNGPGIPPQRREEVFKRFFRGDRATEPGGGRADQAGGAGLGLAIVHEIVTLHHGTIRIEDVPPAPASASQAPATDSTSERRAVMRFVIRIPCEPAGSVA; from the coding sequence GTGCACCCATCTTCCGCCGCGGCTGATGCCGACGGCGCCAGCCCTGCGCCCGCGGCGACGCGCCAGGCCTCCCGCCCCGGCTCCAACATCAGCCTGCGCGTGCACCTTCTGCGCGCGCTGGCCACGCCACTGTTCGCACTGGTGCTGACCAGCGGCTCGCTGTCTTACTGGCTGGCGGCGCACTACACCACGCAGGTGTTCGACCGGGCGCTGTACGGGGTGGCCAACAACATCGCCCAGCAGATCCGCATTGCCGGCCCGCGGCTGGAACAGGACATCCCGATGATCGCGCAGACCCTGGTCGAGGCCGAGGGCACCGATCGCATCTACTGGCGCATCCACGGCCCCGACGGGCTGATCGGCGGCATGGACACCTGGCTGGGCTACGGCACCGGCCAGACCACGCTGCACGACGCGCGCCTGTTCTACGCCTGGTTCAGCGGCCGCCAGGTGCGCGCGGTGCGGCTGCCGGTGATGCTGCCTAGCGCCGCGGTGGACGAACTCGGCACCAGCGAGGCCGGCAAGGCCGCGCGCGGGCCCATCGTGGTCGAGGTGGCGGAATTGCTCGACCGGCGCGAAACCGCCGCCAACGAGATCCTGCTGTCGGTGTCGGTGCCGCTGATCCTGCTGCTGCTGGTGGGCAGCCTGATCCTGTCGCACGTGCTCAAGGAAGAACTGGTGCCGCTGCAGATCCTGGCCGACAAGCTCAACCGGCAGACCGCGCGCTCGCTGGCCGCACTCGACGAGACCCAGGTGCCGGCCGAAGTGGCGCCGCTGATCCGCGGCCTGAACGCCCTGCTGGCACGGCTGCGCGACGCGCTCGACGCGCAGCGCAAGTTCATTGCCGATGCCGCGCACCAGCTGCGCACGCCGCTGACCGCGGTCAAGCTGCATGCCGACCGGGCGCAGAGCGCCGATTCGCTGGAAGTGGCCCGCCATGCGCTGCGCGAGGTGCAGACCGCGGCCGACCGCGCGGTGCGCCTGTCCAACCAGCTGCTGTCGCTGGCGCGGGCGGAGCCCGGGCTGTCGCTGGAACGGCTGGGACCGGTGGAGCACTTCGACCTGGCCGAGCTGGCCTTTGAAATCGGTGCCGAGTGGGTGCCGCAGGCGCTGGCGCGCCGCATCGACCTGGGCTTCGAGATCCTGCCCGGCCCTACCTTCACCGGCAGCGCGCCGGCCGTGGTGCGCGGCAACCGGCTGCTGATGCGCGAGGCGCTGTCCAACCTGATCGACAATGCGGTGAAGTACGTGCCGTCGGGCGGGCGCATCACGGTGCGCGCCGGCGGCGAGGCCATCGGGCACCGCGGCATGGCGGTGGTGATGGTGGAAGACAACGGCCCCGGCATCCCGCCGCAGCGGCGCGAGGAAGTGTTCAAGCGCTTTTTCCGCGGCGACCGCGCCACCGAGCCGGGCGGCGGCCGCGCCGACCAGGCGGGCGGGGCCGGCCTGGGGCTGGCCATCGTGCATGAAATCGTGACCCTGCACCATGGCACCATCCGCATCGAGGACGTGCCGCCGGCACCGGCATCGGCCAGCCAGGCGCCCGCCACGGACAGCACGTCCGAGCGGCGCGCGGTCATGCGCTTCGTGATCCGGATCCCCTGCGAGCCGGCAGGGTCGGTGGCCTGA
- a CDS encoding SET domain-containing protein, whose amino-acid sequence MADKAKRKAAGEGSKKTASDRIEVRQSGVHGKGVYAIAPIAEGERVIEYKGEHISWKKALERHPHDPSDPNHTFYFSLDDGSVIDAKYGGNRARWINHACEPNCEAREKKGRVFIHALRDIAQGEELFYDYGLVIDARYTAKLKKEFECRCGSPQCRGTMLAPKEKKKKAK is encoded by the coding sequence ATGGCGGACAAGGCAAAGCGCAAGGCAGCGGGCGAAGGCAGCAAGAAGACGGCGAGCGACCGGATCGAGGTGCGCCAGTCAGGCGTGCACGGCAAGGGCGTCTATGCCATTGCGCCGATTGCCGAGGGCGAGCGCGTGATCGAATACAAGGGCGAGCATATTTCGTGGAAGAAGGCGCTGGAGCGCCATCCGCACGATCCCAGCGATCCCAACCACACCTTCTACTTCAGCCTGGACGACGGCAGCGTCATCGACGCCAAGTACGGCGGCAACCGCGCGCGCTGGATCAACCACGCCTGCGAGCCCAACTGCGAGGCGCGCGAAAAGAAGGGCCGCGTCTTTATCCACGCGCTGCGCGACATTGCCCAGGGCGAAGAGCTGTTCTATGACTACGGCCTGGTGATCGACGCGCGCTATACCGCCAAGCTGAAGAAGGAATTCGAGTGCCGCTGCGGCAGTCCGCAATGCCGCGGCACCATGCTGGCGCCGAAGGAAAAGAAAAAGAAGGCCAAGTAA
- a CDS encoding HU family DNA-binding protein, translating into MTKTELIDAIAAGVDGLTKAKAEQALNVTLSAIMDAVAKGDTLSLIGFGTFSKGERGERMARNPRTGEEIKVEAAKTVKFKAGQKFKDAVNQ; encoded by the coding sequence ATGACGAAAACCGAACTGATCGACGCTATCGCAGCCGGGGTGGACGGTCTGACCAAGGCCAAGGCCGAGCAGGCACTGAACGTGACCCTGTCGGCCATCATGGATGCAGTGGCCAAGGGTGACACGCTGAGCCTCATCGGCTTTGGCACGTTCAGCAAGGGCGAGCGTGGCGAGCGCATGGCGCGCAACCCGCGTACCGGTGAAGAAATCAAGGTCGAGGCCGCCAAGACCGTGAAGTTCAAGGCTGGCCAGAAGTTCAAGGACGCTGTCAACCAGTGA
- a CDS encoding DUF2272 domain-containing protein: MFARPQRRRSPQRYAQRFPQPIPQRSPQARAPLRAACAAALLALLSACTTVVGPARPQARALPDTERPVTRPGATPRERIIEIATQEWARWGGQVVRLGRDDTSCVTYSPAPELPPELPLASSADAAAPAVATTDTESKTNGNPPPAASCLSFPDGTGMEATPLGCTLARRYWGIVGEAPSCRQVTQGAWAWSAVFVSWVLRKAGLDERQFLTGQSHSMYVVDARDGILPHPAFRIEPVPAMPRPGDIICAGRGRDRYLEDIAEIGFGTTPMHCDIVVAVDPAARVVRAIGGNVQQSVSMEEIELGDSGRLDGVTNSHMPWLLVMRNDLQ, from the coding sequence ATGTTTGCCCGTCCGCAGCGCCGCAGATCTCCACAGCGTTATGCACAACGCTTTCCACAGCCGATTCCACAGCGTTCTCCACAGGCGCGCGCGCCGCTGCGTGCCGCCTGCGCGGCCGCGCTGCTGGCACTGCTGAGCGCCTGCACCACGGTCGTCGGACCGGCCAGGCCGCAGGCGCGGGCACTGCCGGACACCGAGCGGCCAGTGACGCGCCCGGGCGCCACGCCGCGCGAGCGGATCATCGAGATCGCCACGCAGGAATGGGCCCGCTGGGGTGGCCAGGTGGTGCGGCTGGGCCGCGACGACACGTCTTGTGTGACCTACAGCCCGGCGCCGGAGCTGCCCCCCGAGCTTCCCCTGGCATCGAGTGCCGACGCGGCAGCGCCCGCCGTGGCCACCACCGATACCGAATCCAAGACCAACGGCAATCCGCCGCCGGCGGCAAGCTGCCTTTCTTTCCCGGACGGCACCGGCATGGAGGCCACGCCGCTGGGCTGCACGCTGGCGCGCCGCTACTGGGGCATCGTCGGCGAAGCGCCGAGCTGCAGGCAGGTCACGCAAGGCGCCTGGGCCTGGTCGGCGGTCTTTGTGTCATGGGTCTTGCGCAAGGCAGGCCTGGACGAGCGCCAGTTCCTGACCGGCCAGTCGCACTCGATGTACGTGGTCGACGCCCGCGACGGCATCCTCCCCCACCCTGCGTTCCGCATCGAGCCCGTGCCGGCGATGCCCCGCCCCGGCGACATCATCTGCGCCGGCCGCGGGCGCGACCGTTATCTCGAGGACATCGCCGAGATCGGTTTCGGCACCACGCCGATGCATTGCGACATCGTGGTCGCCGTGGATCCGGCCGCGCGCGTGGTGCGGGCCATCGGCGGCAACGTCCAGCAATCGGTATCGATGGAAGAGATCGAACTGGGCGATTCCGGCAGGCTCGACGGTGTCACCAACTCGCACATGCCGTGGCTGCTGGTGATGCGTAACGACCTGCAATAG
- the dinB gene encoding DNA polymerase IV, with product MSAPPDAIAAVQRKIIHCDCDCFYASVEMRDDPSLRGRPMAVGGAPDRRGVIATCNYEARAYGVRSAMASAQALKRCPELLIVRPAMDKYREVSRRIFAIYREYTALVEPLSLDEAYLDVSLCTHHAGSATRIAEEIRQRVRDEVGVTVSAGVGPSKFVAKIASDWNKPDGLFVVRPAAVDAFVAALPVERIHGVGRVTAAKLRRLGAETCGDLRPWSPDRLHREFGVFGARLYKLCRGVDERAVTPERERKSISVEETYADDLPDLQACLAELEPLIAMLEVRIARAQAHDTIDKLTVKLRFSDFRQTTVECRGHAPDRTVYARLLAEGHARRGLPVRLLGVGVGTSDRNSAQLELFD from the coding sequence ATGTCTGCCCCGCCTGACGCCATTGCCGCGGTCCAGCGCAAGATCATCCATTGCGACTGCGACTGCTTCTACGCTTCGGTCGAAATGCGCGACGACCCGTCGCTGCGCGGCCGGCCGATGGCCGTGGGCGGCGCGCCCGACCGGCGCGGGGTGATTGCCACCTGCAACTACGAGGCGCGCGCCTACGGCGTGCGCTCGGCGATGGCCTCGGCGCAGGCGCTCAAGCGCTGCCCGGAGCTGCTGATCGTGCGGCCCGCCATGGACAAGTACCGCGAGGTCTCGCGCCGCATCTTCGCGATCTACCGCGAATACACCGCGCTGGTCGAGCCGCTGTCACTGGATGAGGCCTACCTGGACGTCAGCCTGTGCACGCACCATGCCGGCAGCGCCACCCGCATCGCCGAAGAAATCCGCCAGCGCGTGCGCGACGAGGTCGGGGTGACGGTGTCGGCCGGTGTCGGGCCCAGCAAGTTCGTCGCCAAGATCGCCAGCGACTGGAACAAGCCCGACGGCCTGTTCGTGGTCCGGCCGGCGGCGGTCGATGCCTTTGTCGCCGCGCTGCCGGTGGAGCGCATCCATGGCGTGGGCAGGGTCACCGCGGCCAAGCTGCGCCGGCTGGGGGCCGAGACTTGCGGCGACCTCCGACCGTGGTCGCCGGACCGCCTGCATCGCGAGTTCGGCGTGTTCGGGGCGCGGCTGTACAAACTGTGCCGCGGCGTCGACGAGCGCGCGGTCACGCCGGAGCGCGAACGCAAGTCGATCAGCGTGGAAGAGACCTATGCCGACGACCTGCCCGACCTGCAGGCCTGCCTGGCCGAGCTGGAACCGCTGATCGCCATGCTGGAGGTGCGCATTGCGCGCGCCCAGGCGCACGACACCATCGACAAGCTCACGGTCAAGCTGCGTTTCTCGGACTTCCGGCAGACCACGGTGGAATGCCGCGGCCATGCCCCGGACCGCACCGTCTATGCCCGGCTGCTGGCCGAGGGCCACGCGCGGCGGGGCCTGCCGGTGCGGCTGCTGGGGGTGGGCGTAGGCACCAGCGACCGGAACAGCGCGCAGCTGGAACTGTTCGACTGA
- the rarD gene encoding EamA family transporter RarD produces the protein MQLGILYALLAYIIWGLLPLYIKSLPGIAPVEILLHRMVWSLVFLGLILAWRRQWAWLGQVARDRRLLLSFAASAALLCANWFLYIWAVSANRVVDASLGYFINPLFSVLLGVVFLHERLRRMQWLAIAVAAAGVAWLTVAAGQLPWIALGLAASFGGYGLLRKTGALGALEGLSLETLLLFPLAAAALAWLFATGQDSFTHAAPGTQWLLLLAGPVTAVPLLFFAAGARRIPLSLLGLLQYTGPTLQLLLGVWLWNEPFPAQKQVGYALIWLSLALYAAEGLWMNARQKPAAIQSINETT, from the coding sequence ATGCAACTCGGCATTCTCTACGCGCTGCTGGCCTACATCATCTGGGGGCTGCTTCCGCTCTACATCAAGTCGCTCCCCGGCATCGCGCCGGTGGAGATCCTGCTGCACCGGATGGTGTGGTCGCTGGTCTTCCTGGGATTGATCCTGGCCTGGCGCCGCCAGTGGGCGTGGCTGGGCCAGGTGGCCAGGGACCGGCGCCTGTTGCTGTCGTTTGCCGCCAGCGCGGCGCTGCTGTGCGCCAACTGGTTCCTCTATATCTGGGCGGTATCGGCCAACCGCGTGGTCGACGCCAGCCTGGGTTATTTCATCAACCCGCTGTTCAGCGTGCTGCTGGGCGTGGTGTTCCTGCATGAGCGCCTGCGCCGGATGCAGTGGCTGGCGATCGCGGTGGCGGCGGCCGGCGTGGCCTGGCTGACGGTGGCCGCGGGGCAGCTGCCGTGGATTGCGCTGGGCCTGGCCGCCAGCTTTGGCGGTTACGGGCTGTTGCGCAAGACCGGTGCGCTGGGCGCGCTGGAAGGGCTGTCGCTGGAAACGCTGCTGCTGTTCCCGCTGGCTGCCGCGGCGCTGGCCTGGCTGTTCGCCACCGGCCAGGACAGCTTTACCCACGCAGCGCCGGGTACGCAGTGGCTGCTATTGCTGGCCGGGCCGGTGACGGCGGTGCCACTGCTGTTCTTTGCCGCCGGCGCACGGCGCATTCCGCTGTCGCTGCTGGGCCTGCTGCAATACACCGGCCCGACGCTGCAGCTGCTGCTGGGCGTATGGCTGTGGAACGAGCCGTTCCCGGCGCAGAAGCAGGTGGGCTATGCGCTGATCTGGCTGTCTCTGGCCTTGTATGCGGCCGAAGGGTTGTGGATGAATGCGCGGCAGAAGCCCGCCGCCATCCAATCGATCAATGAGACGACATGA
- a CDS encoding TRAP transporter substrate-binding protein — translation MERRSFLLKASAVAATGALAACGKGEEKAAPAAASGPAAPAVVGSNPAVEWRLASSFPKSLDTIYGGAELLSARVKELTDGKFNIKVFAAGEIVPGLQVLDAVQNNTVQIGHTAGYYYFGKNPTLCFDTTIPFGLTARQQNAWMMQGNGMKLMREFFKEYNVVNFLGGNTNAQMGGWFRKEIKTVADLQGLKYRIAGFAGVVLSRLGVVPQQIAGGDIYPALEKGTIDAAEWVGPYDDEKLGFYKVAPYYYYPGWWEGSAQLSFYASASEFEKLPALYKRALETATIEAHTNMMAKYDTVNPQALARLLENGVKLRPFSKEIMEACFKATQESYADETAKNPSFKKIYDDWRVFRNNQAAWFNVAEQGFAQFSFARKL, via the coding sequence ATGGAACGTCGTTCCTTTCTGTTGAAAGCGTCGGCCGTGGCTGCCACCGGGGCACTGGCCGCGTGCGGCAAGGGTGAAGAAAAGGCAGCGCCTGCCGCCGCCAGCGGCCCGGCCGCGCCGGCCGTCGTGGGCAGCAACCCCGCCGTGGAATGGCGCCTGGCCTCGAGCTTCCCCAAGTCGCTCGACACCATCTACGGCGGTGCCGAGCTGCTGTCGGCCCGCGTCAAGGAACTGACCGACGGCAAGTTCAACATCAAGGTCTTTGCCGCCGGTGAAATCGTGCCGGGCCTGCAGGTGCTGGACGCGGTGCAGAACAACACCGTGCAGATCGGCCACACCGCTGGCTACTACTATTTCGGCAAGAACCCGACGCTGTGCTTTGACACCACCATCCCGTTCGGCCTGACCGCACGCCAGCAGAACGCCTGGATGATGCAGGGCAACGGCATGAAGCTGATGCGCGAGTTCTTCAAGGAATACAACGTCGTCAACTTCCTGGGCGGCAACACCAATGCACAGATGGGCGGCTGGTTCCGCAAGGAAATCAAGACTGTGGCCGACCTGCAGGGCCTGAAGTACCGCATCGCCGGCTTTGCCGGCGTGGTGCTGTCGCGCCTGGGCGTAGTGCCGCAGCAGATCGCCGGCGGCGACATCTACCCGGCGCTGGAAAAGGGCACCATCGATGCGGCCGAGTGGGTCGGCCCGTACGATGACGAGAAGCTGGGCTTCTACAAGGTGGCGCCGTACTACTACTATCCGGGCTGGTGGGAAGGCAGCGCGCAGCTGTCGTTCTACGCCTCGGCCAGCGAGTTCGAGAAGCTGCCCGCGCTGTACAAGCGCGCGCTGGAAACCGCCACCATCGAGGCGCACACCAACATGATGGCCAAGTACGACACGGTCAACCCGCAGGCGCTGGCACGGCTGCTGGAAAACGGCGTCAAGCTGCGTCCGTTCTCCAAGGAGATCATGGAGGCCTGCTTCAAGGCCACCCAGGAGTCCTACGCCGACGAAACCGCGAAGAACCCGTCGTTCAAGAAGATCTACGACGACTGGCGCGTGTTCCGCAACAACCAGGCGGCCTGGTTCAACGTGGCCGAGCAGGGCTTCGCCCAGTTCAGCTTCGCACGCAAGCTGTAA